The following proteins come from a genomic window of Candidatus Dormiibacterota bacterium:
- a CDS encoding DUF5947 family protein has product MSGAGDGGNGAAGGEGSASSIAALRRISKRREETQQERCELCGVGLPDDHEHLYNVQKRQLSCSCAACAVITDVRSARAEHKRVPRRYLALLDFEMSDDQWEALAIPVNMAFLTTGGDGGIHCHYPSPAGATESLLTLEGWEELIEQNPILGEMEPDVEALLVNRAGESHETTDDDGPHEHEYFLVPIDACFELVGLIRVHWRGFSGGKQALDRINDFFNGLRMRADEHGGTA; this is encoded by the coding sequence GTGAGCGGAGCAGGCGACGGCGGCAACGGAGCGGCGGGCGGAGAGGGGTCGGCCTCCTCGATCGCGGCGCTGCGGCGCATCTCCAAGCGGCGGGAGGAGACCCAGCAGGAGCGATGCGAGCTCTGTGGGGTCGGCCTTCCCGACGACCACGAGCACCTGTACAACGTCCAGAAGCGGCAGCTGTCGTGCTCCTGCGCGGCGTGCGCGGTGATCACCGACGTGCGCAGCGCGAGGGCCGAGCACAAGCGGGTGCCCCGGCGCTACCTCGCGCTCCTCGACTTCGAGATGAGCGACGACCAGTGGGAGGCGCTCGCCATCCCGGTGAACATGGCCTTCCTCACCACCGGGGGGGACGGCGGCATCCACTGCCACTATCCGAGCCCCGCGGGGGCGACCGAGTCGCTCCTGACCCTCGAGGGCTGGGAGGAGCTGATCGAGCAGAACCCGATCCTCGGAGAGATGGAGCCCGACGTCGAGGCGCTGCTGGTCAACCGGGCCGGCGAGAGCCACGAGACCACCGACGACGACGGCCCCCATGAGCACGAGTACTTCCTCGTCCCCATCGACGCCTGCTTCGAGCTGGTGGGCCTGATCCGGGTCCACTGGCGCGGCTTCAGCGGCGGCAAGCAGGCGCTCGACCGCATCAACGACTTCTTCAACGGCCTCCGCATGCGGGCCGACGAGCACGGGGGAACGGCGTGA
- a CDS encoding DUF6084 family protein has protein sequence MSTSEPPPIPELDFEVLDVSVARGVVPLLSFRLRITEHAGVPVDAVTLESQIQIEAARRRYKDKREQEALLDLFGEPHRYAKTVRTMVLALATTQVQRFTGSIECDVRVPSSFDLGLAWVKYFHALEEGEVPLAFQFSGTVFYQAENGNLQIAKIPWDREATFRMPLKVWKQMIDEHYPDDNWLTLRRDVFDRLYRYKARNSLSSWEEAITALLAGEADAPAANGSPVGAPGTSRLRITNIPDEPAS, from the coding sequence GTGAGCACGTCCGAACCTCCCCCGATCCCCGAGCTCGACTTCGAGGTGCTGGACGTCAGCGTCGCCCGTGGCGTGGTGCCGCTGCTCTCCTTCCGGCTCCGGATCACGGAGCACGCCGGCGTCCCCGTCGACGCGGTCACCCTGGAGTCGCAGATCCAGATCGAGGCGGCCCGCCGGCGCTACAAGGACAAGCGCGAGCAGGAGGCCCTTCTCGACCTCTTCGGCGAGCCCCACCGCTACGCGAAGACCGTGCGCACCATGGTGCTGGCGCTCGCCACCACCCAGGTGCAGCGCTTCACCGGCAGCATCGAGTGCGATGTGCGGGTGCCCTCCAGCTTCGACCTCGGGCTGGCGTGGGTGAAGTACTTCCACGCCCTCGAGGAGGGTGAGGTCCCGCTCGCCTTCCAGTTCAGCGGCACCGTCTTCTACCAGGCCGAGAACGGCAACCTGCAGATCGCGAAGATCCCGTGGGACCGCGAGGCGACCTTCCGCATGCCGCTCAAGGTGTGGAAGCAGATGATCGACGAGCACTATCCCGATGACAACTGGCTGACCCTGCGTCGCGACGTCTTCGACCGTCTCTACCGGTACAAGGCGCGCAACTCCCTCTCCAGCTGGGAGGAGGCGATCACCGCGCTGCTCGCCGGCGAGGCCGACGCCCCGGCCGCCAACGGAAGCCCGGTGGGTGCCCCGGGGACGTCGCGGCTGCGGATCACCAACATCCCGGACGAGCCCGCGTCGTGA